The Neurospora crassa OR74A linkage group I, whole genome shotgun sequence genome segment CCCATGAAGCCCTTCCGCCTGACCCTCACCAAGAGCCTCGTCACCGCCTACGGCATGAACTTTGCCATGGACAACTACAACACCCGCATAGCCACGTACGAAGAGCTCAACTCGTTCCACACCAGCGACTATCTCGACTACCTGCACATGGCCCCGCCCGAGGAGATGCCCCGCGACATCGACAACCCCGACAAGGAAGTCAAGTTCAACCTCGGCGGCTCCGACTGCCCCCTCTTCCACGGCCTCTACGACTACTGTTCCATGTCGGCCGGCAGCTCCCTGGACGCCGCCCGCAAAATCTGCAACAAGCAGTCCGACATTGCCATTGCCTGGGGCGGCGGCCTTCACCACGCCAAAAAGTCCGAGGCCTCGGGCTTCTGCTACATCAACGACATTGTCATTGCCATCCTCCAGCTCCTGCGCTGCTATCCACGCGTGCTCTATATCGACATTGACGTCCATCACGGCGACGGCGTCGAGGAGGCCTTCCACAGCACAGACCGTGTCTTGACCTGTTCCTTCCACAAGTTCGCCCCCGAGGTCTTCTTCCCGGGCACCGGCGGTCTCGATGACAACGGCCCCAAGTCCGAGCACAATCCGGGTGCCCACCACGCCATCAACGTGCCCCTCAACGACGGCATTACCGACGAGCAGTACGGCCATCTTTTCCAGTCCGTTATTGGCAAGATCAACGAAAAGTTCCGTCCTTCGGTCATCGCCCTTCAGTGTGGTGCCGACTCGCTCGCCGGCGACCGCCTGGGTAGGTTTAACCTGCAAGTCCAGGGTCACGGTGCCTGCGCAAAGTTTTGCAAAACTTTTGGCATTCCCATGATCATgttcggcggcggtggctaCACTCCTCGCAATGTCGCCCGCGCATGGGCCTACGAGACATCAGTAGCCATCGACGTTGACGAAAAGATCAACAAGATTATTCCCGACCACACTCCCTGGCGGAAGCACTTTGTCCAGGAGGAGCTCTTCCCCTCGCTAGAGCAGATCCTGGGTGAACCGCGTGCGAATCGGAACTCGCAGAAGCGCCTACAGGAAATCATTCAACATGTGCACGAGCAGCTGCGCTTCGTCAACGCCGCCCCCAGCGTGCAGCAGCAGGTGATTCCGCCAGACCTGGGCGGCATCCGGGACGATGTCGAGGACCGCCTCAAAGAGGAAAGCGAGGAGCGGGATGAAGGGCTCAGACGGGACAGGGAGGAAGGTTTGGGTATCAGTGGCGAGTTTTAGTGCAATTTACGCGGCGGCGGATGTTCCGACTTTGATCCCGACTCTGAAGCTCCCAATGATGTTCCTGATGATGCCCCTACATATCAAGAAGCCACAACGGCCTCCCCCAATCCGAATAACGccccagcatcagcagcatccTCGACACCACCGCAACGGCCCCCTCCCGCTGTCACCCAAGGCCTCACAGCACCCTCGTCGACAGCAGCCTCGTCGACAGCACCCCCGCACTGGCCTGTCCCGTGGTGGCAAAAGGTGGACGCCCAAGATTTTGAACAAAATCCCGACCGAGCAATATTCGCTGCCGTCGAAGACGTATCTGAAATGAGAAACGGAGGGTTGATAACCAGAAGACAATTTGTCGATGAATGCACTCGGTTAAATCGCATTCGCACGGTTCTGAAAACTGGTCGGATTTCGGAAGCGAGCGGCCCGATGACTGCAGAAGAATCTCAAACCGCGCAGAAACTTTTAGAGTGGTGGAATAACTTTGCAGTCTCAGCAAAGGCCAAACAACACGCAAAAGAGCTACAAGATCTGCGGAAAGGAGGGACAGCGCGCCCGACACCAGACACGGCACCGCCTCCCAGGTTctggaatataataaacccctTGGATTTTGAGAAAGACCCCGACCGTGCACTGACCCTTATCCTCGGCGAATTGCGCAATCAAAGGGAGCAAGGGCAGCTGACCAAGGAAGACGTGGCCCGAAGTCACGCCGACGTGAAACGCATTCGCATGGTTTTGAAAACCGGTCGCATTTCGGAATATATTGGCCCCATGACAGAAGAGGAGTCCATGGAGGTGCAGAAAGCTTTAGACGATTGGAAAGAGTTGGCAGCCTATGCAGAGAGCGTCCAGCAGAATTTGCAGGAAGCACAGAAAAGGACTCAGGAAGCTGGGAAAGCTGCGCAGAGTGCGGCACCTGAGAGCCCACGTGGAAGAGCCGAGAGTACTGTGGATTTGGAAAAGACCCTGGAAGctgtggaagaagaggatgagggagTGAATGAGTGGCTAGGGAAACAGCAGCACTTCCGGCAGTATATGCGTCAACGTGCGGCACTTGTGAACCTCGATAATAGTTCATCAATGCAGTATCCCATCCGGCAGTATCCCATCCGGGTGCACGCCCAGTTACTATAGGAATGGTTTCATGGACAGGTGAAAATGCAAACTGATTTGGAGGCTTTGCAAAGGAACTACAGTGCTGTGCTGGCAGCTTTACGAAAGACGGGGTTAGATGTGGCGGTGCAGGagtgggagaaggaaaacGATAAAGGGGCAGTTGAGCAGCGTACCGAAGACCAGCGGTTCACAGAATGGCTTGAAAGACTCGGTGGTAGTTTACCAGCGATGGTGATTGAGGGGAATGTTCATGTGATAGAAGTGGATCCCAAGAAAGCAGAGGATTCGTTACAGGGACAGGTGGATATGAAAAATTACATAATGGTAGTGAAGAAAGAATACGAAGCTGCGACGGCATATTTACGAATGATGGGGGTAGATGTAACGGCGCAGGAGGTAAAgaatgaagacgaggaggaggacggagagaagagcaaaaagaagaggaggtctAAAAGGAAgccgaaaaagaagaagaagaagaagacgacgaccgGCAAGGATGCGCAGGAGTATCTAGACGATGAGCAGACTAGAAATCTTGAGGATGGACAAGATGACAAGAAGGATGAACAGGACGATGACAACGAAAAGGATGAACGagacgacgccgacgagaAGGATGAAGACGGACAGGCGAACGTGGATGAAAAAGATAAGGATGAGATGGATTCAGAGGAAAACAGCGACGAGTATAACACGGCCGCCGAAGAACAATCGCCGCAGCCAAAGAAGAGTAAGATCAATAACGccaagagaaagaggaggaagcaaaGGAAGCAAAAGGCAGAACAGGCGGCGAAGGAGAAGGCAGAGCGGGAAGCgtgggagaaaaagaagcaagaggcgaaggagagaaaggagcgaaagaagagggaagaggaggcgcAGAAAGCGGCGAGGAAAAAGGAAGCcagggaaaaggaaactagggaaaaggaagccaGAGAAAAAGCGGcgagagaaaaggaagagaaagctATGAGGGAAAAGGCAGCCAGGGAAATAGCAGCGAGGAAAAAGGAAGCcagggaaaaggaaactagggaaaaagaagccaGGGAAAAGGCGgcgagagaaaaagaagccaGAGAGAAAACAGCCAGAGAAAAGGAAGCCAGGGAAAAAGAAGTCagggaaaaagaagccagaaaaaaggaagccaGGGAAAAACAAGTCAGGGAAAAAGACGCCAGAGAAAAAGCGgcaaaggaaagggaagagaaagtggcgagggagaaggaagcccAGAAAGCGAGGGAAAGacaggagcaggagaaggaggcccAGAAAGCGAGGGaacaacaggaacaggaggcgagggagaggaaaaagCTGGACGAGGTAATCGTAGTCGAGGAAAAGGTCAATGAGGACGACATAAAACAAGAAGACGAGGTGAAGGAAGAGGCAGACAATAACCCAATGTCGTCTCAGGCACTGATGCCGTCGCAACAACAGATGCCGGGACCGGGACCGGGACCGATGATGCTAGGGCACCAAATTCCACCTCCACCGGGACTGGAACCGAAGCCACAGCAGGGACAAATTCCGTGGGGAGGACACATGTGGCGGCAGAGACAGATACCATGGGCAAGCCagatgcagcagcagacaCAGGTTCCTTGGCAGTGGCAGATGTCGCAGGTGGAACAGGTTCTTCGGCAGTGGCAGATGTCGCAGGAGACACAGGTTCCTCGGCAGATGCAGATGCCATTGCAGGGACAGATGCCATACCAGAACCCTATGCCACTACAAAATCCCATGGCACACCAGAATTCCATCCCAGAACAGAATTCCATCCCAGAACAGAATCCCATCCCAGACCAGAATCCCTGGCCGATGCAACCACAGACTCCGATGCCACCGCAGAATCTGATGCCACACCAGAATCCGATGCCTCACCAAAATTCGATGCCTCACCCGAATCCCATCCCAGACCAGAATTCCATCCCAGAACAGAATCCCATCCTAGACCAGAATCCCTGGCCGATGCAACCACAGACTCCGATGCCACCGCAGAATCTGATGCCACACCAGAATCCGATGCCTCACCAAAATTCGATGCCTCACCCGAATCCCATCCCAGACCAGAATTCCATCCCAGAACAGAATTCCATCCTAGACCAGAATCCCTGGCCGATGCAACCACAGACTCCGATGCCACCGCAGAATCTGATGCCACACCAGAATCCGATGCCTCACCAAAATTCGATGCCTCACCCGAATCCCATCCCAGACCAGAATTCCATCCCAGAACAGAATCCCATCCTAGACCAGAATCCCGGGCCGATGCAACCACAGACTCCGATGCCACCGCAGAATCTGATGCCACACCAGAATCCGATGCCTCACCAAAATTCGATGCCTCACCCGAATCCCATCCCAGACCAGAATTCCATCCCAGAACAGAATCCTATCCTAGACCAGAATCCCTGGCCGATGCAACCACAGACTCCGATGCCACACCACAATTCGATGCCACAAGGGCAGATGCTGCCGCAAGAGCAAATGCCAGCGGAGCCACACGTattcccgccgccgcccgtgCAAGACATTGTACCCAATTCGGTCGAACTCACTGCAGAACAACTAGAGATCCACGCCCGCCTCTTGGTCCGCACCGGTTGCTTCTGGATGGTCCGCAACGGTTTCTTCTGGATACACTCTGCGCTCTCAGATGATGACAACACTGCCAACTTGTCTGACCACTCGAAGAAGCTAGTCATCGGCAGGTTCAGGGTGCTCGTCTCGCATCTCATGAACGACCTGACcgtcccccctcctcctcctcaacaacaacaacaacaacaacaacaacaacaacaacaacaacaacaacaaaagcaacaacaacaacaacaaccggaGAGAAAGTAGCACTTGCCTCAGGTtctcaaggaggaggctcgTCGTGGACCGTGGAGGAGCGAGTCGTTTCCTTCTTACTTTGTGGACAGGGACTGGCAAGAGACCCAATGGACACAGcaagcggaagaagaagaacgtcCGACTGTACGGTTTTACCGACCTGTGGCTAAGGAGGATAATGATAAGATGGATCGCACGTGATGAGACGGGAATTGGGAGTggttttttgttgtttgggATTTATATGTAGTATTTGTTTGCAATGAACTTTGGAAGCGTAGTAAACACAGGTGATTCTTCACCAGCGGTTATGGGTTTTGTTGGGACCGTGTCATTAGGTTAGGTTAGGCTAAGTAGTAAAAGACAGTTGAATAAATGGATGGCCTATTACTAAGTACCTACTTATGTATGTGATAAGATAAAAGCATCATCAAACAAACTCTCTTTCTACGTGGAAACAAAATCAACGAAGTGAAGCGTGGTTTTATCTAGGAAGAGAACAAGTGtatctaatatttaagtCTCCCATCCACTTACTCTCGTGAATTGACACCACGAGAAGGAACGGGAAGTGTGTTATcatctacctacttacccaCACCATGTGGAGGTGTTGTAttgatacctaggtaactaCCAAGATCTAGGATGTTACATTTTCAAAATTAGTccttcatccatccatccaatcTTTGTTTTCCCTATTTTGACCCCCTTTTTGCTTTGCTGTATTCCAGCAACACAACACTGAGCGAACACTCCAACACTCCAACAACTGTTCGCCAACAGTTTGGTAAGTCTTTGGCAATTCTTTCGTAATAGTTTAGAAATAGTTTGGTAATAGTTCAGCAAGAGTTTGGTAACTCTTTGGCAATGAACTCTTTGGAAATTATTTGGTGACAGTTCAGCAACATTTCAGCAATACTGTAGCACAACACTTTGATAATACTtcattactttaatatttcaaCAATAGTTTGGAAACACTTTATTACTTGAATGCTTGAACAAGAACTTCAGTAACACTCCAGCAATACTTCATCGACACTTTAGCAACGCTTCAGAAATCCTTCAGAAATCCTTCAATAACACTTTCGGTAATACTATCGCAATACTTTGATGCttcaaacaacaacaccacttCGCAAACCCTTCAGAAACGCTTTAAGTGAACACTTTAGTGACACTTCACCAACATAAcactccaccaccaacactccACCGACGCTTCACCAATACCTTACCAACAACACCTGAACACCCATCAAGTAAatacccccttccctcacAATCAGTTTCGATCAATCAACCTTGGGGAAAAACGGTTCATAAAGTATACCATAAACAAATACCATACATGAATGCTATGTAGCCACAAAACGCccagagaaaaggaaaaaaaaaaaaaaaaaaaaaaaaagaagaagaaaaaaaaagcataAAACTCCGCTTTCCCAAGCGCCCGGCTGGCTGTGTATCTGATATCATATCAAGCAAAAAGAATCCGTCAAGCCGTAACAAATATCCATATCCGGGCATGCATATTTCCGTTGCCATTTTCCATCCACCATTCCCATGAGGTACTCTTCCATTTCCTTCGTATCCGCCTTCTTTTGCGGCTGttgttcgttcgttcgttcgttcgctCGCTCGTTATGAACTACCATATATAGTGACATAGTGCCTTCATTTGGCCCGccatccttctttccttgccTCTTGTCTTTCTTGCCGAATGTCGGATTGGCTTGACTTCTTTCATCCTTTCATTTTGAGACTCCATCTTATGCATTTCTTTTTCCACTTCAGGTATAGGACAAGagcagttcagttcagtccACTTCAGCCCAGTCCACTTCCGTTCAGTTCGCACTCCACTCCCTCGTACTACTCGTCGTACTCGTCGTACCcgtcccattcccattccccccATAATAAGCAAACGCCcccctcgcctcctcctccaacaactTTCTCTTGATGCCCCTCGACTGCACCCCCACAAACatgaccatcaccaccccaaTCAGCAATCCCGCGGCCATCAGCCCGACATTAACGGGGACCGGATCCCCATTGAAAATCTCATGCAACAGGTAATCCAGACCGGACTGACTGAAATTAAACAGCCCAGCAAGACAAATAATGGTCCCGTATACTTTGCCAAAGGTCCTAAACCCAAAGACTTTGGCGCTGTAGTCGGATACGGcagtataataaaagggtcgGTACAGGACAAACAGGCAGACGTTGGCGTAAGCGGCGAGTAGCGAGTGGGGGATGATTCCCAGGAtgccgatggtggtggcggttgCGACGAGGGTGACCAAAACGGTCAGGGTGGAGGTGCGGTCGAGGATGGCGCCGATGAAGGGGATGGACAAGATGCCGCCGAGAGGGAGGGCGAGGTCGAAAAAGTCGTTTACGCGCTCGGCGAGGgcaggggaggagaggaggtagGTGTATTGCACGCGGATGGTGGCGACGAAGTAGTTGATGCGGGTCATTTGGACGACTTTGTGACTTGGTTTTTAGTAGGGACATTGGatgagagggggggggggggaaaacccaagaggaggggggaaaaaacgTACCGGTGAACAAGCAAATAAGGATGAACCAAGGTGACTTAATCTGCTCCCAGGCGGTATAAGCATGCATGACGCCCCACACGCCCGAAATCTCGTTCTTGCGCTCTTCTTTCCTGGCCTGCTTGTCCGCCTTGGTGGTTCCGAGCAACTCCTGGATACCCGAGACCACCTCGGCGCGGTGCTGTCTCTCCTCTTCGTGAAGCAAGGCGGTCTCCTCGTCAATCTGGTCGTCGTAGGGTTCCATTTCTGCGGGGATGGGCTCCTCAATTTCCTCGACTAGTTCACCGACGGTCTTGTAGGATTGTGCCGGCATCAGGACGAGTTGAATGacggcgatggcggcggggACGATCAGGTAGGCGAGGAAGAAACTCTGGTGGCCAAAGGTTTCGTTGGTGCGTTCGTAGATGATGCGGTAAATCAGAAACAGAGCGCTGGAAGCGTCAAAGGCGCCCGTCAAGAGGGCGAGAATCAGGCCAGAGTTCTTGGGGAAAGCATTGGACAGCTGGAAGGACGAGATATAGGTAAAGGGTCCGCCGAGGGCCAGGAAGAGGTATCCGAAGAGCAGGCCGTCAAAGGGTAGTTGGTTCTCGAAGGACATGCATAGGGCCCCGATGGCGAGGCACAAGGCTCCCAGCAGGCCGCAGACACGGGGACCATATCGATCGAGGATGGCGCCAATGGGAAGGGCAGCAACGTtggtggcgacggcggccGCGGTGAACATGAAGTTTAGGTGGATCTCAACGCATGTGTCCTCGCCGATAGCGTCCTCATCGTTGGGGTCGACGCGGCAGACGTCTCGGTAGGCACCCTCTCGTTTTAGAACGGGCTTGATGGCGGCATAGCCAAAGACGATGCCGGCGGCAAAGAGGCAGTATATGACGGCAACTACGACTTGGACtagatggagaagaagaagagacatATATACCTATGGTCAGCATATACTCTCATGGGTGGATACACTGTTGGGGGTTAAAGATGACGTACGCGTTCTCTTCCACCTGGGGACCTCAAAGGCACCTACGGCCTGGATCTGTTCCAAAGCTGGAGGATCCCATGATGACGGGAGAGGGTTGAAGCTGATCTTGCGAGCTCGAGTCGAGGCATCCGAGCTTCGCCTGGATCGGTTCTCTGTAAGGAGGGGAGCAAAGGTCTCCAACGAGGAGACACGGTTTAGAGACATGACGAAG includes the following:
- a CDS encoding MFS transporter Fmp42 — encoded protein: MSLNRVSSLETFAPLLTENRSRRSSDASTRARKISFNPLPSSWDPPALEQIQAVGAFEVPRWKRTLQVVVAVIYCLFAAGIVFGYAAIKPVLKREGAYRDVCRVDPNDEDAIGEDTCVEIHLNFMFTAAAVATNVAALPIGAILDRYGPRVCGLLGALCLAIGALCMSFENQLPFDGLLFGYLFLALGGPFTYISSFQLSNAFPKNSGLILALLTGAFDASSALFLIYRIIYERTNETFGHQSFFLAYLIVPAAIAVIQLVLMPAQSYKTVGELVEEIEEPIPAEMEPYDDQIDEETALLHEEERQHRAEVVSGIQELLGTTKADKQARKEERKNEISGVWGVMHAYTAWEQIKSPWFILICLFTVVQMTRINYFVATIRVQYTYLLSSPALAERVNDFFDLALPLGGILSIPFIGAILDRTSTLTVLVTLVATATTIGILGIIPHSLLAAYANVCLFVLYRPFYYTAVSDYSAKVFGFRTFGKVYGTIICLAGLFNFSQSGLDYLLHEIFNGDPVPVNVGLMAAGLLIGVVMVMFVGVQSRGIKRKLLEEEARGAFAYYGGNGNGTGTTSTTSSTREWSAN
- the hda-2 gene encoding histone deacetylase phd1; protein product: MDTLQSLQWRPPKPNYLPHDIDVDEPIVDVYKPPIPMDKASDRENQEYYAHMKRMAHEYNITRPKGYTVSYHFNPDMEPHHFGLTHPMKPFRLTLTKSLVTAYGMNFAMDNYNTRIATYEELNSFHTSDYLDYLHMAPPEEMPRDIDNPDKEVKFNLGGSDCPLFHGLYDYCSMSAGSSLDAARKICNKQSDIAIAWGGGLHHAKKSEASGFCYINDIVIAILQLLRCYPRVLYIDIDVHHGDGVEEAFHSTDRVLTCSFHKFAPEVFFPGTGGLDDNGPKSEHNPGAHHAINVPLNDGITDEQYGHLFQSVIGKINEKFRPSVIALQCGADSLAGDRLGRFNLQVQGHGACAKFCKTFGIPMIMFGGGGYTPRNVARAWAYETSVAIDVDEKINKIIPDHTPWRKHFVQEELFPSLEQILGEPRANRNSQKRLQEIIQHVHEQLRFVNAAPSVQQQVIPPDLGGIRDDVEDRLKEESEERDEGLRRDREEGLGISGEF